The Deinococcus puniceus genome segment GCCCTACAGCCTGCTTGACCTGAACCGCGCTGGCTCGGCCCTGATCGAAATGGTCACGGAGGCCGATATTAAGGGGCCGGAGCAGGCCCGCGCCTTCTTAGAGGCGGTGCAGGCCATCGCGCAGGCCCTTGGCGTTTCGGACGCCACGCCGGAAGAGGGCAAGATGCGCTGCGACGTGAATATCAGTGTGCATAAGCCGGGAACGCCTTGGGGCACCAAAGTAGAGGTGAAGAACCTGAACTCGTTTCGCAGCGTGGCCCGCGCCATCGACTACGAGGCGGCGCGTCAGGCCCGCGTGCTGGACGGCGGTGGCAGCATTACCCAAGACACGCTGGGCTGGGATGAAGGCGGCCAGAAAACCTTCCTGATGAGAACCAAGGAGGGCGAGGCCGATTACCGCTACTTTCCGGAGCCCGATCTGCCCCCGCTGGACATCACGCCGGACTGGATAGAGCTGGTGCGGGCGCGGATGCCGGAACTGCCTGCCCAAAAGCGGGCGCGGTATGTCGCAGCGGGCGTGCGCGAGGCCGACGCCGACACCCTGAGCTTGGATGTGAACCTCAGCCGCTTTTATGACGAAGCGTTGTCAGAGAACCCTTCACCAGATGCACAGCGGTTGTCGAACTGGCTGCTCACCGAAGTCACTGGATTTCTTGCGGCCAGTGAGCAGGGCATTCGGGACACGGCGCTTCAGCCCGCGCATCTGGCCGCGCTCGTGCGCCTGATCGACGCTGGAACCATCAGCGGCAAGATTGCCAAAGACCTGCTGCCCGACGTGATGGCGGGCCAGAATCCCGAAACGCTGGTGCAGGAGCGCGGGCTGACGGTGGTCACCGATACCGGAGCCATAGACGCTGCCATAGACGCGGCCATGACTGCCAATCCCAAAGCCGTGGAACAGTTCCGCGCCGGAAATGCCAAAGCCGCCAACGCCCTGTTCGGCCCCATTATGAAAGCGATGGGCGGCCAAGCCAAACCCGAAGTCGTGCGAGACCAACTGCTGAAAAAGCTGGCCGAATGAGCGTTAAACAGGTTTGCTGGCTCCCCACGCTTTTCCCACTCACCACTGACCACTCACCACTCCCTGTTCCCCATCATGGCTGACGAAATGCACGCCCCCATTCCCAAGCCCGCGCCAAACGCCGACGCTCCCCGCTGGCGTTCGCTGGCGCTGGCGGCGTTGTGGGTGCAGGTCGCTTCTCTGTTCGGTCTGGTGGCCTATGTGCTGTGGCGCGGCAATGCGGCGGGCGGGCTGGATGAACTGGTCTGGCTCAGCGCCTTCGATTCTTTCCTCGCCGCGCTGGTGATGTGGTGGTGGACGGCCACGTTTGCCCGCGTGACGCTGGGGCAGGCCATTTCGACTGAACCCTTGCCGGGGCCAGTTGCGCCGGGTGCGGGCCAACTCCGGGCACTGCGGGCTGCGTTTCCTTGGCTCACGGCGCTCCGGCTCTCGCTCTGGTTCCTGACCGTGCTGAGCGTCGTCAACACCTCATCTTCGGAGGCCAATCCGGTGGCCCTGACCGCCCTGCTGACGGTGTGGGGCGCGGCGATTTTTGCCAGTAACGCCATGTACGGCAGCCTTGCACGCTTGGCACCCAACCCCGCTGACCCACTGGGCCGCGAACGGTTGCTGGGCTGGCTGAACCTGTCGGCGGCCCTCGCCGTTGCCATGACAGTGGTCAATGTCGTGCCCACCGCCGGGTTCAGTTCTGAGCCCAACCTCACCAGTCAGGTGGTGTACGGGGTGGCGGGCCTTCTGGACGTGGCGGCCACGCTGCTGGCGTTCCGGGCGCTCCAGACCATGCCCACGGAAGCCTGACGCCGAGTGGGGCGGCCCCGCGCTTGTTTGTGCCGCCTACAGACCGCCCCCGCTGCCAAACGGTATGCTTCCCGCATTCATGACGCACTCTTCTTCTCTCTCGGCGCGTGGCCCCCTCGTTTCCTTGGGCGACCTCGCTTGGGACGTGCTGGCCAAACCCGACACCATCTTGCAGCCGGGCGGCGACACCACAGGCCGCATGGAACTGCTGGGCGGCGGCAGCGCGGCAAACGTGGCGGTGTGGGCGCGGCGGGCCGGATACCCCAGCACCTTCGTGGGCAAAATTGGCCGTGACCGATTTGGGGAACTGGCCACCGCCGATCTGGAGGCCGAGGGCGTGCAGCCCGAACTTACCCTCAGTGGGCAGCACCGCACAGGCGTCATTCTGGCCCTGATCGACCAGCGCGGCCAGCGGGCCATGCTGACCGGGCAAGGTGCAGACTGGGAACTGTTGCCGCAAGAACTGCCTGAAAGCGTGCTGCGGGCGGCGGGCCACCTGCACCTGACGGCGTGGAGCCTGTTCCGCGACCCGCCGCGTGCAGCGGCCCTCGAAGCGGCGCGGTTGGCAAAAGCTGCCGGAGCCACCCTCAGCCTCGATCCCGGCAGCTTTCAGATGATTCAGCAGATGGGCCGCGAGAACTTTCTGGAAATCGTGGACAACATCCCCTTCGACATTATTTTCCCCAACGACGACGAGGCCCGCGCCATGAGCCACGAGAGCGATCCCGAACGGGCGATGACCTGGCTCAGGCACCGCTACCCGAACGCCTTGGTGGTGCTGAAACTGGACGAGGAAGGGGCACTGTTGGAAGGCCCCACCCAGCCCCGAACCCGCGTCTCCGCCACCCGCGATCATCTGCTGGACGCTACGGGCGCAGGCGACAGCTTCGGCGGCGCATTTTTGGCCGGATGGCTGGCGCACGGTGACGCGGTGCGGGCCGCCGAACTGGGCGCACAGGTGGGCGGCTGGGTGGTGTCGCGCTTCGGGGCGAGGCCGCCTGCCGACGATGACCTGCGGGCGAGGTTGGCATCGGTGGGCGTGACTTCCGCCGCTGCCTTGGCGGTGACGCCATGACCCGCCTCGGCAAGCGCAAAACGCCCGTGTGGGT includes the following:
- the gatB gene encoding Asp-tRNA(Asn)/Glu-tRNA(Gln) amidotransferase subunit GatB gives rise to the protein MSQVSGVNGSGYQTVIGLEVHLQLRTRTKIFTACPADYHGAGPNEFTDPMVLGLPGALPTLNREAVELGMMFGLGLNCDVSGFTQFHRKNYFYPDSPKNFQLSQYDRPIARDGYLDVEGGRVRITRAHLEDDAGKLMHPTYAPYSLLDLNRAGSALIEMVTEADIKGPEQARAFLEAVQAIAQALGVSDATPEEGKMRCDVNISVHKPGTPWGTKVEVKNLNSFRSVARAIDYEAARQARVLDGGGSITQDTLGWDEGGQKTFLMRTKEGEADYRYFPEPDLPPLDITPDWIELVRARMPELPAQKRARYVAAGVREADADTLSLDVNLSRFYDEALSENPSPDAQRLSNWLLTEVTGFLAASEQGIRDTALQPAHLAALVRLIDAGTISGKIAKDLLPDVMAGQNPETLVQERGLTVVTDTGAIDAAIDAAMTANPKAVEQFRAGNAKAANALFGPIMKAMGGQAKPEVVRDQLLKKLAE
- a CDS encoding carbohydrate kinase family protein → MTHSSSLSARGPLVSLGDLAWDVLAKPDTILQPGGDTTGRMELLGGGSAANVAVWARRAGYPSTFVGKIGRDRFGELATADLEAEGVQPELTLSGQHRTGVILALIDQRGQRAMLTGQGADWELLPQELPESVLRAAGHLHLTAWSLFRDPPRAAALEAARLAKAAGATLSLDPGSFQMIQQMGRENFLEIVDNIPFDIIFPNDDEARAMSHESDPERAMTWLRHRYPNALVVLKLDEEGALLEGPTQPRTRVSATRDHLLDATGAGDSFGGAFLAGWLAHGDAVRAAELGAQVGGWVVSRFGARPPADDDLRARLASVGVTSAAALAVTP